A window from Drosophila subobscura isolate 14011-0131.10 chromosome O, UCBerk_Dsub_1.0, whole genome shotgun sequence encodes these proteins:
- the LOC117898941 gene encoding putative uncharacterized protein DDB_G0291608 isoform X2 has protein sequence MNFFVIGFLIMQAASFSVGDELGFPESLGNVESVRRRAISYKNGAPPESVGVLSGAQQQATPNAQQSLPDKRISSRSTGPVPYNLQLQQLQQSALAAAKAQQQQQQQQQKMKQLQQQLLQHQQQQLQLQQQQSQLMTEARPLPLGVPAFRPIPQKQQQQQQQQDLNPAPTTADRRVAVDTTEPRVSVNNKLIHAVDKPHSNRTFHADNPVVSQPVAVPVFQAMPESIARITNAAKEHRQAPPPPPQPSYPNYLQFEEPKFDLKDVTVEELASAANVTVETIKHAIYVREQQLKAEHRAQLAAKLREEFMRTSTVRTTTTTTTTTPSTPRPQKSMAEHKVSKVMNAPKEYYPVGYDKNFDDNFKAKVDLPPTSFSCAKQKHFPGLYADTDLGCMVFHVCALTDDGLVRKSFLCPENTLFDQTILKCNWWFYVDCSSSTSIYDSNIPISKSYQLMKSLTYFSKFNNQRSKEQEGDKDENALDIDSLRESMEGVSRRQELAKKAELEREKQEERPKADHEHVVPEEGEQQLSN, from the exons GCTTCAGTGTCGGCGATGAGCTGGGCTTTCCGGAGTCGCTGGGAAATGTGGAGAGCGTGCGTCGGCGTGCCATCAGCTACAAGAATGGAGCACCGCCCGAGAGTGTGGGAGTGCTTTCAGGGGCACAGCAACAG GCCACTCCAAATGCACAGCAATCGCTGCCAGACAAACGCATCAGTTCACGCTCCACCGGACCCGTGCCCTAcaacctgcagctgcagcagctccagcagagcGCCCTTGCAGCGGCcaaggcccagcagcagcaacagcagcagcagcagaagatgaagcaactgcaacagcaattgctgcaacatcagcagcagcagctacagctgcagcaacagcagtcgcaGCTTATGACCGAAGCCCgtccgctgccgctgggcgTGCCCGCCTTCCGTCCGATAccccagaagcagcagcagcaacagcaacagcaggactTGAATCCAGCTCCGACAACAGCAGATCGCCGCGTGGCAGTGGATACAACGGAGCCGCGAGTCAGTGTAAACAATAAGCTGATCCATGCCGTGGATAAGCCA CACTCGAATCGCACCTTCCATGCGGACAATCCAGTGGTCTCCCAGCCCGTGGCAGTGCCTGTGTTCCAGGCCATGCCCGAGTCCATTGCCCGCATAACGAATGCGGCCAAGGAGCATCGCCaggcaccgccgccaccgcctcagCCTAGTTATCCCAACTATCTGCAGTTTGAGGAGCCCAAATTCGACCTCAAGGACGTGACTGTAGAGGAGCTGGCCTCGGCGGCCAATGTCACGGTGGAGACCATCAAGCACGCGATCTATgtgcgggagcagcagctcaaagcgGAGCACAGGGCACAGCTGGCGGCCAAACTGCGGGAGGAATTCATGCGCACCTCCACGGTGAGGACCaccacaacgacgacgacaacgacaccgAGCACTCCGCGGCCACAGAAGTCCATGGCAGAGCACAAGGTGTCCAAG gtCATGAATGCACCCAAGGAATATTATCCTGTGGGCTACGACAAGAACTTTGATGACAATTTCAAGGCCAAGGTGGACCTGCCGCCCACGAGCTTCTCCTGCGCCAAGCAGAAGCACTTTCCGGGCCTCTATGCCGACACAGATCTGGGCTGCATG GTCTTTCATGTGTGCGCACTCACCGATGATGGCTTGGTGCGCAAGTCCTTCCTCTGTCCGGAGAACACGCTCTTCGACCAGACCATACTCAAGTGCAACTGGTGGTTCTATGTcgactgcagctccagcaccagcatctaCGACTCGAACATACCCATATCGAAGAGCTACCAGCTGATGAAGTCCCTCACGTACTTCTCCAAGTTCAACAATCAGCgcagcaaggagcaggagggtGACAAGGATGAGAATGCCCTGGACATAGACTCACTGCGGGAGTCCATGGAGGGTGTATCCCGCCGCCAGGAGCTGGCCAAAAAGGCAGAGCTAGAGCgggagaagcaggaggagcggcCGAAGGCTGACCACGAGCATGTGGTGCCCGAggagggggagcagcagctgtccaaCTAG
- the LOC117898941 gene encoding mediator of RNA polymerase II transcription subunit 15 isoform X1, which yields MNFFVIGFLIMQAARLACGTCVLASDFGFILDCNFKKSGLFRVRNLGGLKAHFGLGFSVGDELGFPESLGNVESVRRRAISYKNGAPPESVGVLSGAQQQATPNAQQSLPDKRISSRSTGPVPYNLQLQQLQQSALAAAKAQQQQQQQQQKMKQLQQQLLQHQQQQLQLQQQQSQLMTEARPLPLGVPAFRPIPQKQQQQQQQQDLNPAPTTADRRVAVDTTEPRVSVNNKLIHAVDKPHSNRTFHADNPVVSQPVAVPVFQAMPESIARITNAAKEHRQAPPPPPQPSYPNYLQFEEPKFDLKDVTVEELASAANVTVETIKHAIYVREQQLKAEHRAQLAAKLREEFMRTSTVRTTTTTTTTTPSTPRPQKSMAEHKVSKVMNAPKEYYPVGYDKNFDDNFKAKVDLPPTSFSCAKQKHFPGLYADTDLGCMVFHVCALTDDGLVRKSFLCPENTLFDQTILKCNWWFYVDCSSSTSIYDSNIPISKSYQLMKSLTYFSKFNNQRSKEQEGDKDENALDIDSLRESMEGVSRRQELAKKAELEREKQEERPKADHEHVVPEEGEQQLSN from the exons gATTGGCTTGCGGGACGTGCGTTTTAGCGTCCGATTTTGGTTTCATACTCGATTGTAACTTCAAAAAGTCTGGACTGTTTCGTGTACGAAATTTGGGTGGCCTTAAGGCCCATTTCGGTTTAG GCTTCAGTGTCGGCGATGAGCTGGGCTTTCCGGAGTCGCTGGGAAATGTGGAGAGCGTGCGTCGGCGTGCCATCAGCTACAAGAATGGAGCACCGCCCGAGAGTGTGGGAGTGCTTTCAGGGGCACAGCAACAG GCCACTCCAAATGCACAGCAATCGCTGCCAGACAAACGCATCAGTTCACGCTCCACCGGACCCGTGCCCTAcaacctgcagctgcagcagctccagcagagcGCCCTTGCAGCGGCcaaggcccagcagcagcaacagcagcagcagcagaagatgaagcaactgcaacagcaattgctgcaacatcagcagcagcagctacagctgcagcaacagcagtcgcaGCTTATGACCGAAGCCCgtccgctgccgctgggcgTGCCCGCCTTCCGTCCGATAccccagaagcagcagcagcaacagcaacagcaggactTGAATCCAGCTCCGACAACAGCAGATCGCCGCGTGGCAGTGGATACAACGGAGCCGCGAGTCAGTGTAAACAATAAGCTGATCCATGCCGTGGATAAGCCA CACTCGAATCGCACCTTCCATGCGGACAATCCAGTGGTCTCCCAGCCCGTGGCAGTGCCTGTGTTCCAGGCCATGCCCGAGTCCATTGCCCGCATAACGAATGCGGCCAAGGAGCATCGCCaggcaccgccgccaccgcctcagCCTAGTTATCCCAACTATCTGCAGTTTGAGGAGCCCAAATTCGACCTCAAGGACGTGACTGTAGAGGAGCTGGCCTCGGCGGCCAATGTCACGGTGGAGACCATCAAGCACGCGATCTATgtgcgggagcagcagctcaaagcgGAGCACAGGGCACAGCTGGCGGCCAAACTGCGGGAGGAATTCATGCGCACCTCCACGGTGAGGACCaccacaacgacgacgacaacgacaccgAGCACTCCGCGGCCACAGAAGTCCATGGCAGAGCACAAGGTGTCCAAG gtCATGAATGCACCCAAGGAATATTATCCTGTGGGCTACGACAAGAACTTTGATGACAATTTCAAGGCCAAGGTGGACCTGCCGCCCACGAGCTTCTCCTGCGCCAAGCAGAAGCACTTTCCGGGCCTCTATGCCGACACAGATCTGGGCTGCATG GTCTTTCATGTGTGCGCACTCACCGATGATGGCTTGGTGCGCAAGTCCTTCCTCTGTCCGGAGAACACGCTCTTCGACCAGACCATACTCAAGTGCAACTGGTGGTTCTATGTcgactgcagctccagcaccagcatctaCGACTCGAACATACCCATATCGAAGAGCTACCAGCTGATGAAGTCCCTCACGTACTTCTCCAAGTTCAACAATCAGCgcagcaaggagcaggagggtGACAAGGATGAGAATGCCCTGGACATAGACTCACTGCGGGAGTCCATGGAGGGTGTATCCCGCCGCCAGGAGCTGGCCAAAAAGGCAGAGCTAGAGCgggagaagcaggaggagcggcCGAAGGCTGACCACGAGCATGTGGTGCCCGAggagggggagcagcagctgtccaaCTAG